The genomic region GACATTGGACGGCGGGCCGTATGAAGTGGCGGCGGGCGATCTGGACGGGGACGGGATGTCGGATCTCGCCGTGGTCATCTTCGATAGCCAGACCGCTTCGGTGTTTCGCTCGACCACCGGCTTCCTGGTGCGGGAGATCTACCCGGTCGGAGGGAACCCGAATGACGTCGAGATCGCGGACGCGACAGGGGACGGCAGGCTGGATGTCGTGGTTCCGTGTTTCGGCTCTCACTGGGTCGCAATCCTGCCGAACGACAGCTCCGGGAAGCTGAAGCCGGCGGCGCGCTACGAGACCGGCGACTTTCCCGGGTCCGCCGGAATCGCCGACGTCAATCACGACGGAGTCATGGATCTGGTCACGACCAACGAATACGCGAGTCATTCGCTGTCGGTGCTACTCGGCACGGGGACCGGCGCGTTCCATGCCAAGACCGACTTCGAAGTCGGAACTCTCGTGCACGGAATCGTCATCGACGAATTCGATCGGGACGGCAATGCCGATCTCGTGGCTGCGGCCACGAACAACGACATGCTCCTCCTGTTTCGGGGCGACGGCGCGGGAGGATTCACCACGAGAACGACCGAGGGAGTGGGCCTGGGACCCAGGTCCGTCGCCATCGCGGACATGGACGGCGATGATGCCATGGACCTCGTGACCGCGAACGATGACGGCGCCAGCGTCACCGTTCTGCTCCGCCGCGCGGAAGGCTGGTCGAGGACGGACTACCCCGCGGCACTCGGTCCCATGGCGATCGCCGTCGGAGACTTGAATGGAGACGGATATCCGGACGTCGCCTCCGCGAACTGGCGTGGCAGATCGGTCTCCGTCCTCCTCGGAAACGGAGGGGGCACGCTACGCCCTCGCACGAACTTCGCGACGATCGACGAGTCCTTCTCGCTGGCCATGGCCGATCTGAACGGCGATGGCAAGCTGGACCTCGTGGTCGGGAACCGCTCGGGGGGGGGAGGCAATGTCTGCGTTCTTCTCGGCCGCGGCGACGGAACGTTCCCGCCCGCGGTTCTCTACGGCACTTCGGGACCGTCCTACGGCGTCGCCGTCGGAGACGTGGACGGCGACGGGAAGCCGGACATCGCCACCGGCAATTACGAGGGCGGTGTCACCGTCCTGAGAGGCAACGGCAACGGGACCTTCTCCGTCCTCGGCGTGCGTTCGGTGCCGGGCTTCCCGAGGGGCATCACCATGAGCGACCTGAACCAGGACGGCAAACAGGACCTCGTCACCGCCAACGCCCCGCAGAGCACCCTATCCGTGATGCTGGGGAACGGCACGGGGTCGTTTCCGACGGTCACCACCCTCCACGCGGCACCAAGCCCCACGTCCGTGGCGGCAGCGGATCTCACCGGCGACGGCCGGCTGGATCTCGCGGTCGCCAATACCAGCTCGACCATCGTCTCGGTGTTCCCCGGAGGGGGGGACGGCACGTTCGGGCCGAAGGTGGATTTCCAAGCCTCGAGAAACCCGCACTGCGTCGCGATCGGAGACCTGGACGGCGACGACCTGCCCGACATCGTGAGCGCGGATGTGGTCGCGCACACGGTCTCCATCCTCCGCAATGCGGGCGGCGAGGGCATCGTCGTGGTCGGGGTGGAACCGGGATCGGAACCTCGCGACATTCCCGTTCCGCGGGTCTTCCCGAATCCGCTCAACCCGTCGGGCGCGCTGATCTACCGGACCGCGCGCCAGGGACCGGTGGACCTTCGCGTGTTCGACGTGCACGGCAGGCTCGTTCGGTCGGTCTCGGTTCCACTCGCCGCCACCGGCGCTCACGAGCTCGGGATCGACGGTCGGGACGAGTCGGGCAACCCGCTGGCTTCTGGCATCTACTTCTTCTCGCTCCGGACGGCGGACGGGATCGCCAGGGGCCGGTTCGCCGTCCTGCGGTAGCGACCCCGCTAGAACGAGTGCCCTGCTTCCAGCAGGAGCTCGTTTCCAGTGCTCTCGGCGTGCCACTCGTACGAGGCATGCAGCCAGAGCCCGTGCGTGTCGCGCACCTCACCGCCGAGCCGCGCCCACTGGTGGCGATACGCGGGGACTCCGACGGGGGGAGCGTCCCACGTGTCCCCGACGCCCCCGGCCGCCTCGAGGCGAACGCCGCCGGTGACACGCGCCGCGAGGAACGCCGAGCCAAAGACACCGTCTTCCTCGTCGGCGAAGTACCCGTACGCGCTCGCCGCCGCGTCCCACATGGAGCCCTGGATCCGGAATGCGGTCCACCCCGCGTCCCATGAGTTCCGCGTGTCCCCGCCTCCGGTCCGGCGCGCGGACGCGCCCGCGCGGAGGGAGTGTCCGTTTCCGAGCGAGGTCCGGAGCGCCACGTGGATCCCGTTCATGCGATCGAAGTCGACGGAAGGAGGCGGCTGGGCCCCTGGCGTGAGGAGGAGAACGCTCGCGCGGCTGTCCAGCGTGAGCGTGGCGGAGCTCTTTCCTCCGAGGGGCGCCGTGCCGCTCACGTAGGCCGCGGTCAGCGTCGCCGCGTCGAATCCGAGCGCCTCCTTCCAGCTCGGATTCACGTCCTCCTCGAACCCGGCGAAGAGGCCGAGCCCTGGGCGGCTCCAGTAGTCGACACGCTGGGTGAAGTAGACGCGTCGCGTGACCGAGGAGTCGGAGATCATCCCTCCCGCCAGCGCGACCCGCCACCAGGACCGGAAGAGCTCGGGCTTCTTCCCGATCTCGAGGATCCCGCCCGCGCGAGGTCCTCCCCGCGCGAAGCCCGCGACTCCGAGATCGGCGCCGGCGCCTCCCGCGGCGCCGACCCAGAGGCCGGGCCGGATGCGAAGACGCGCGGCGCCCCCATCGAGCGTCCCGAGTCCTTCGAGGCCACGCGGGAGGAGACGGCCCCCTTCGAGGAGGAGCCGGTCACCGCGCCGGTACCCCACGCGCGCCTCGTAGAGGCGCGTTTCCTCCTGCGTGCGGTCGGGAGAACCCGGCTGTAGGCCCTGGACGAAGGTGCGCGGGCGCGCGGCGCGAAGGTCGATCCGGAACTCCTGTTCGCCCGGCGCGGCATACGAGAGCCGTGCCCAGCCGGACGGGAGCGTGAGCTCGTTTCCCAGCTCCTCCGACCGGAGCATCGAGAGAGCCACGTCCCCGCGCCATCCGGCGCCTCCGCTCCAGCTCGACGGGACCACGGCGTTGCCCGTCGCGGCCGCGCCGGTCGTGGTGTCGCGCGCCGCTCCCGTCGCAGCCGGTGTGAACGTCACGCGGTCGCCGACCCGGACCGCCTCGGAGCCGGGCTCGAGGCGGCAGGACGCGGAATGGGGCGCCGCGAAGACGACGGTCATGCGCGCGATCACGCGTCCGTCGCGCTCCACCGTCACCGCGGCGCCTTCCACGAGCCCCGCTTCCGATCCCGTGTCGACGTAGACGCTGGACTCGGTCACGTACTGGATCCGCGCGGTTGCCGCGTGGACGCTCCCGGCCGGGCAGAGCGCCGCGAACGAGACGGCGAGCACGATCCCCACGAACCGCGCGGGCGAGACGCGCCGGGCGCTACACACGGCGATGGCAGGAGTAGCAGGCGTCGCTGTCATAGGTGTACCCGCTCACCTCGTTGTGGCGGTCGTCGGTGTTCGCCTGTTCGTGCTCGTGACAGTTGAAGCACGTGAAGTCGGCGTGCGACGCCGGGTTGAAGTGGCACGTGGAGCAGTCGGACCACATCCCACGATGCCGTCCCGTGTAGATCCGGAAGTAGAGTGCGTCGTGCTGGAGCGGGGCCGGACGCCACGCCACGGTGGTGTGGCACGACTCGCACGTGACCGGGAAGCCCGCCGCCGGATGGGAGGGGTTCGCCGTGGCCGCGTACGCGTCGGCATGACATGCATAGCAGTCGCGGCCCACGGCCGGAGCGAGCGTCTCCGCGGATCCCGCGTGGCACCGGGCGCACTCGACCATCGTGTGGGCGCCCCGGAGCGGGAACGCGGTCCGAGCATGCTCGGCCACGGCCCGCGAGCGCAGCGCCCACCGCGCCGGCGTGTGGCAGTCCTGGCACGCGGTCCCGGCGCGGCCCTGGTGCACGTCGCGGTGGCAGTCGGCGCACGCGGTTCCCACCTTCTGGAACTCGAGGGACGCGTGGCAGCGCCTGCAGGCGACGCCCTTGTGCCTCCCCTCGAGCGCGAAGCCCGTCGTCTCGTGCCGGAACGTGACCGGCTT from Candidatus Eisenbacteria bacterium harbors:
- a CDS encoding FG-GAP-like repeat-containing protein, translated to MPSRPKPRLLRWLLPFVLWLGLPDPAPGSLFEAVRSYPVGVFEAARSYPTGISPFGIAPYAVVTGDLNSDGLPDLVTANNGGDMTILLGTEDGTFEAKPPVLLLDSVFNVALGHLDGDATLDMAVAMFSNVAVLMGDGKGGFGEPIYYPTEYANSVAIGDFNGDGFQDLAVPSWYTNTVSLMAGGDGKFEPMATLTLDGGPYEVAAGDLDGDGMSDLAVVIFDSQTASVFRSTTGFLVREIYPVGGNPNDVEIADATGDGRLDVVVPCFGSHWVAILPNDSSGKLKPAARYETGDFPGSAGIADVNHDGVMDLVTTNEYASHSLSVLLGTGTGAFHAKTDFEVGTLVHGIVIDEFDRDGNADLVAAATNNDMLLLFRGDGAGGFTTRTTEGVGLGPRSVAIADMDGDDAMDLVTANDDGASVTVLLRRAEGWSRTDYPAALGPMAIAVGDLNGDGYPDVASANWRGRSVSVLLGNGGGTLRPRTNFATIDESFSLAMADLNGDGKLDLVVGNRSGGGGNVCVLLGRGDGTFPPAVLYGTSGPSYGVAVGDVDGDGKPDIATGNYEGGVTVLRGNGNGTFSVLGVRSVPGFPRGITMSDLNQDGKQDLVTANAPQSTLSVMLGNGTGSFPTVTTLHAAPSPTSVAAADLTGDGRLDLAVANTSSTIVSVFPGGGDGTFGPKVDFQASRNPHCVAIGDLDGDDLPDIVSADVVAHTVSILRNAGGEGIVVVGVEPGSEPRDIPVPRVFPNPLNPSGALIYRTARQGPVDLRVFDVHGRLVRSVSVPLAATGAHELGIDGRDESGNPLASGIYFFSLRTADGIARGRFAVLR